CTCCAGGGTGTGAAGATTAATGACAAGCACATTGAAGTGATCGTGCGTCAGATGTTGCGTCGTGTTCAGGTAACTGATCCAGGCGATACATCCTTCATCACTGGTGAGCAAGTTGAGCGTTCTAAGCTGTATGACGCAAACGATGCTGTGATTGCTCAAGGCAAGCACCCAGCTCAATTCGACAACGTATTGCTTGGTATTACTAAGGCATCCTTGTCGACCGACAGCTTCATTTCAGCGGCTTCTTTCCAAGAAACCACCCGTGTATTGACCGAAGCCGCAATTATGGGCAAGACCGATACCCTCCGTGGCCTCAAGGAAAACGTCATTATTGGTCGCCTGATCCCTGCTGGTACCGGCTTGTCTTACCGCCGTGCACGCAAGGTCAGAGAGCAATTCGAGCGTGATCGCGCTCAAATGATTGCTGCCGAAGAGGAAGCATTGGCTAACGCCCCTGTAGAAATTGAGGCTGAAGTCGTTGCTCCTGCTGGGGAGACTGATCCGAGCTAATTTGGTAAATCTGGCCAGAAATGGCCAGCTTTTTCCCCATTAGGTTGACGGAAAAGGCTGGTCAGGCTAGAATGCTGAGTTCTACTGATTCAGAAGAGGGTCTTTTTGACCTAGAAATTCTCTAAGTCATTGATTTTCTTGAAGAAAGCAACAAAGAAGTACTAACCGAGCTATTTTATGCCAACAATTAATCAATTATTACGCAAGCCAAGAACAAGGCTTACCGTTAAAAGCAAGAGCCCTGCGCTGCAAAACAGCCCGCAGCGCCGTGGTGTTTGTACACGTGTGTACACCACTACTCCTAAAAAGCCTAACTCTGCGCTCCGTAAGGTAGCCAAAGTTCGCTTAACCAATGGTTTTGAAGTGATTTCATACATTGGCGGTGAAGGCCATAACCTCCAGGAGCACTCAGTAGTGTTGATCCGCGGTGGTCGTGTTAAGGATTTGCCAGGTGTGCGTTATCACATCGTTCGCGGTTCTTTGGACTTACAAGGCGTTAAAGATCGTAAGCAAGCCCGTTCTAAGTACGGCGCTAAGCGTGCCAAGAAAGCTGCTTAATTTTTAATGAAGCAGCTGTAGTTTTTGCAGTAAGTCGTTGTTTGTCAGACTTAAAAGACAAGTAAGTGGCTGTTCCGTTTGGAAATTTTTCTAAATAGTAGGACAGCCGGAGCGGGTGATCCAGGTGGGCCACCCCTAACTGAACTGAAGGAGTAGTTATGCCACGTCGTCGTGAAGTTCCCAAACGGGAAATTTTGCCGGATCCAAAATTCGGCAATGTAGAAGTCGCTAAATTCATGAACGTCCTGATGTTGGACGGCAAGAAATCGGTTGCAGAGCGTATCGTTTACGGTGCCTTTGATCACATCGAGAAAAAAGCAAACAAAGAACCACTCGAAATTTTTTCAACAGCCATGGGCAACGTTAAGCCAATGGTTGAGGTAAAGAGCCGTCGCGTTGGTGGTGCTAACTATCAA
Above is a genomic segment from Polynucleobacter wuianus containing:
- the rpsG gene encoding 30S ribosomal protein S7; this encodes MPRRREVPKREILPDPKFGNVEVAKFMNVLMLDGKKSVAERIVYGAFDHIEKKANKEPLEIFSTAMGNVKPMVEVKSRRVGGANYQVPVEVRPSRRSALAMRWLREAAKKRGEKSMAQRLANELLEAAEGRGGAMKKREEVHRMAEANKAFSHFRF
- the rpsL gene encoding 30S ribosomal protein S12, whose amino-acid sequence is MPTINQLLRKPRTRLTVKSKSPALQNSPQRRGVCTRVYTTTPKKPNSALRKVAKVRLTNGFEVISYIGGEGHNLQEHSVVLIRGGRVKDLPGVRYHIVRGSLDLQGVKDRKQARSKYGAKRAKKAA